A DNA window from Bradyrhizobium barranii subsp. barranii contains the following coding sequences:
- a CDS encoding IS3-like element ISRj2 family transposase (programmed frameshift): MTKKSRRTHSPAFKAKVALAAVKGDKTLAELAQLFDVHPNQITIWKNQLLEGAAGVFGHDKTSAETPVDLKALHAKIGELALENGFFVRRAHQGGPAERKAMIDRDHDLSIVRQAKVLKLARSTVYYEPRPVSAEDLALMRRLDELHLDYPFAGARMLRSLLRREGVYAGRRHIATLMKRMGIEAVYRRPNTSKPAPGHKIYPYLLRGLKIERPDHAWAMDITYIPMRRGFVYLAAVVDVFSRRVLAHRVSITMEAAFCVEAVQEALAKHGRPEIFNTDQGSQFTSLEFTDVLLDAKIAISMDGKGAWRDNVFVERLWRTVKYEEVYLRAYDSVSEARASIAKYLAFYNQGRPHSSLDGRTPDEAYFGTQAMVMAA, from the exons ATGACGAAGAAGAGCCGCCGGACGCATTCTCCGGCATTCAAGGCGAAGGTTGCTTTGGCTGCGGTCAAAGGCGACAAGACACTGGCGGAGCTGGCGCAACTGTTTGATGTTCATCCGAACCAGATCACGATCTGGAAAAACCAGCTCCTGGAAGGCGCCGCCGGCGTGTTTGGGCATGACAAGACATCGGCCGAGACGCCGGTCGATTTGAAGGCGTTACATGCCAAGATCGGCGAGCTGGCGTTGGAAAACG GATTTTTTGTCCGGCGCGCTCACCAAGGCGGGCCTGCTGAGCGCAAAGCGATGATCGACCGCGATCATGATCTTTCTATCGTGCGCCAGGCGAAGGTCCTGAAGCTGGCTCGCAGCACGGTCTACTATGAACCTCGGCCAGTTTCGGCCGAGGACCTTGCCTTGATGCGTCGGCTCGATGAGCTGCATCTCGATTATCCCTTCGCGGGAGCGCGTATGCTGCGATCGTTGCTGCGGCGGGAGGGCGTATACGCCGGTCGCCGCCACATCGCGACGCTGATGAAGCGCATGGGGATCGAGGCGGTCTATCGTCGCCCGAACACGAGCAAGCCGGCTCCGGGTCACAAGATCTACCCGTACCTGTTGCGCGGATTGAAGATCGAGCGGCCCGACCATGCGTGGGCAATGGACATCACCTACATTCCGATGCGGCGTGGCTTCGTCTATCTCGCGGCGGTCGTCGATGTGTTCAGCCGACGGGTCCTGGCCCATCGCGTCTCGATCACAATGGAGGCGGCCTTCTGCGTCGAAGCGGTCCAGGAGGCGTTGGCGAAGCACGGCAGGCCCGAGATTTTCAACACGGATCAGGGCAGCCAGTTCACCAGCCTCGAGTTCACCGATGTGCTGCTGGACGCGAAGATCGCCATCAGCATGGACGGCAAGGGCGCCTGGCGCGACAACGTGTTTGTCGAGCGGCTCTGGCGCACGGTCAAATACGAAGAAGTATATCTCCGCGCCTACGACAGCGTGTCCGAGGCGCGAGCGTCAATTGCCAAGTATCTGGCCTTCTACAATCAGGGACGCCCTCACTCGAGCCTTGACGGGCGCACGCCCGACGAGGCTTACTTCGGCACGCAAGCTATGGTGATGGCCGCATGA
- a CDS encoding TonB-dependent receptor plug domain-containing protein, protein MLLADESSAFAQSSGAARELPPIEVSGGETKPHKRLPASRRASKPVPANRGHVPQPTQAPASDARSVASGAKGPPGMASEITVSGDEINARPFMRPGEALEVVPGLIVTQHSGEGKANQYFLRGYNFDHGTDLAIYVDDVPVNMRTHAHGQGYADLNWLIPETISAMDVRKGPYFADESDFASVRAGPGCLDSAPLDLSGFLPGYAERGALRFCRCVGRA, encoded by the coding sequence ATGCTTCTCGCGGATGAGAGCAGCGCCTTCGCGCAGAGCAGCGGCGCCGCGCGTGAACTGCCGCCGATCGAGGTCTCCGGCGGCGAGACGAAGCCTCACAAGAGACTGCCCGCATCGCGGCGAGCCAGCAAGCCGGTCCCGGCCAATCGCGGTCACGTGCCTCAGCCGACGCAGGCTCCGGCCTCGGACGCCCGCAGCGTCGCCTCCGGCGCAAAGGGCCCGCCAGGCATGGCGAGCGAGATCACCGTTTCCGGCGATGAGATCAACGCGCGCCCTTTCATGCGGCCGGGTGAGGCGCTCGAAGTCGTGCCGGGGTTGATCGTGACCCAGCATTCCGGTGAAGGCAAAGCCAACCAGTATTTTCTGCGCGGCTACAATTTCGACCACGGCACCGATCTCGCCATCTATGTCGATGACGTCCCCGTCAACATGCGCACCCACGCGCATGGCCAGGGCTATGCCGATCTCAACTGGCTGATCCCGGAAACCATCAGCGCGATGGATGTGCGCAAGGGGCCGTACTTCGCCGACGAGAGCGATTTCGCCTCTGTCAGAGCTGGCCCCGGTTGTTTGGACAGCGCCCCGCTGGATTTAAGTGGATTCCTGCCGGGTTATGCTGAACGCGGGGCTTTACGGTTTTGTCGTTGCGTCGGGAGGGCGTAG
- a CDS encoding HoxN/HupN/NixA family nickel/cobalt transporter: MIFVMRWSLRAVEPATVLLFGGLIAANVAAWAWAFAAFGDRPTVMATALLAWVFGLRHAVDADHIAAIDNVVRKLMQAGGTPRSVGLYFALGHSTVVVVATLLLALGVVSLGGDSLLRDIGGVIGTSVSALFLLVIAAINLAIFLGLWRTFRIARAQGIHDAAQLDALLASRGFLARLLGPMFRLVTKPWHMLPLGFLFGLGFDTATEIGLLSISATEAARGASLVDVMVFPALFASGMALVDTADSALMVSAYRWAFVDPLRKLWYNLTITGASVAVALLIGGIEALGLIADRLGLTGGVWTLVDGLNESLANVGFAVIALFAIAWLVSVVLYRRMFAGAASRANVLRGADATEAA, from the coding sequence ATGATTTTCGTGATGAGATGGTCCTTACGGGCGGTCGAGCCCGCCACGGTGCTGCTGTTCGGCGGGCTCATTGCCGCCAACGTCGCCGCATGGGCCTGGGCCTTCGCGGCGTTCGGCGACCGGCCGACGGTGATGGCGACCGCGCTGCTGGCCTGGGTGTTTGGCCTCCGCCATGCCGTCGATGCCGACCACATCGCCGCCATCGACAATGTCGTGCGCAAGCTGATGCAGGCGGGTGGTACGCCGCGCAGCGTCGGCCTCTATTTCGCCCTCGGCCATTCCACCGTGGTCGTGGTCGCGACCCTGCTGCTGGCACTCGGCGTGGTGAGCCTCGGCGGCGACAGCCTGCTCAGGGATATCGGCGGCGTCATCGGCACATCGGTGTCGGCGCTGTTCCTGCTCGTGATCGCGGCCATCAATCTCGCCATCTTCCTCGGCCTGTGGCGGACGTTTCGCATCGCGCGCGCGCAGGGCATCCACGACGCCGCGCAGCTCGACGCGCTGCTGGCGAGCCGCGGATTCCTGGCGCGCCTGCTCGGCCCGATGTTCCGCCTGGTGACAAAGCCCTGGCACATGCTCCCGCTCGGCTTCCTGTTCGGGCTCGGCTTCGACACCGCGACCGAGATCGGCCTGCTCAGCATCTCCGCGACCGAAGCCGCGCGCGGCGCTTCGCTCGTCGACGTCATGGTCTTTCCCGCGCTGTTCGCGTCGGGCATGGCGCTGGTCGACACCGCCGATTCGGCGCTGATGGTCAGCGCCTATCGCTGGGCCTTCGTCGATCCCCTGCGAAAGCTCTGGTACAACCTCACCATCACCGGCGCCTCCGTCGCGGTGGCGCTGTTGATCGGCGGCATCGAGGCGCTCGGCCTGATCGCCGACCGGCTTGGTCTAACCGGCGGGGTGTGGACGCTGGTCGACGGCCTCAACGAGTCGCTCGCCAATGTCGGCTTCGCCGTGATCGCGCTGTTTGCGATCGCCTGGCTCGTTTCGGTCGTGCTTTATCGCCGCATGTTTGCGGGCGCCGCGTCCCGCGCGAATGTACTTCGGGGCGCCGATGCGACCGAGGCGGCCTGA
- a CDS encoding ABC transporter ATP-binding protein, which yields MTTGASEPLLALSNVNTFYGQAQVHFDLSITVGRGHIVCLLGGNASGKSTTMKIILGLVKPRSGDVTFDGASLLGLTTPQIVRRGIASVPEARRLFADMSVRENILMGTFVRNDREAIAQDLDKMLTLFPKLGQRLSQHAGSLSGGEQQMVAMARALMSRPRMIVMDEPTMGLSPLYVDRVLELIRTINQEGVSVFMVEQNASLALEIAHEAYVLQTGKIVLSGPARALKDDPRIRDAYLGGSEAA from the coding sequence ATGACGACTGGCGCATCCGAACCGCTGCTGGCGCTCTCGAACGTCAACACCTTCTACGGCCAGGCGCAGGTGCATTTCGACCTGTCGATCACGGTCGGCCGCGGCCATATCGTCTGCCTGCTCGGCGGCAATGCCAGCGGCAAGTCGACCACGATGAAGATCATTTTGGGCCTGGTGAAACCGCGCTCGGGTGACGTGACCTTCGACGGCGCCTCGCTGCTCGGGCTCACCACGCCGCAGATCGTCCGTCGTGGTATCGCCTCCGTGCCGGAGGCGCGGCGGTTGTTCGCGGACATGAGCGTTCGCGAAAACATCCTGATGGGCACCTTCGTGCGCAACGACCGCGAGGCGATCGCGCAGGATCTCGACAAGATGCTCACGCTGTTTCCGAAGCTCGGCCAGCGGCTGTCGCAGCATGCCGGTTCGCTCTCCGGCGGCGAGCAGCAGATGGTCGCGATGGCGCGCGCGCTGATGAGCCGTCCCCGGATGATCGTGATGGACGAGCCGACCATGGGCCTGTCGCCGCTCTATGTCGACCGCGTGCTGGAGTTGATCCGCACCATCAACCAGGAAGGCGTGTCGGTCTTCATGGTCGAGCAGAACGCCAGCCTCGCGCTCGAGATCGCGCACGAGGCCTATGTGCTCCAGACCGGCAAGATCGTGCTCTCAGGCCCGGCGCGGGCGCTGAAGGACGACCCCCGCATCCGCGATGCCTATCTTGGTGGCTCCGAGGCCGCGTAG
- a CDS encoding ABC transporter ATP-binding protein codes for MLSLRGLTRRFGGLTAVDAIDLDLARGELISIIGPNGAGKTTLFNLVTGLDRPDAGTVHFEGQDITGLSPERLAAGGIARTFQLGRVFGNLSVMDNVLIGAHTRLRAVKPAVPVIGPLLELGLALLRPASVRDEEERLREEMKAILARFGERLLPRIDQPAYSLSYANRRRVEIARALALKPRLLLLDEPTAGMNPTETAEMQGLVAELKAEGLTILLIEHKLEMVMRLSDRVIVMDEGKKIAEGPGEVVRGDPKVIEAYLGHGLSETPERESVV; via the coding sequence ATGCTGTCCCTGCGCGGATTGACGCGCCGTTTCGGCGGCCTCACGGCCGTGGACGCCATCGATCTCGACCTCGCCAGGGGCGAGCTCATCAGCATCATTGGCCCGAACGGTGCCGGCAAGACGACGCTGTTCAATCTCGTGACCGGGCTCGATCGGCCAGACGCCGGCACGGTCCACTTCGAAGGTCAGGACATCACCGGTCTCTCGCCGGAGCGGCTCGCTGCGGGAGGCATCGCGCGCACGTTCCAGCTCGGCCGCGTCTTCGGCAATCTCAGCGTCATGGACAACGTCCTGATCGGCGCGCACACGCGGCTGCGCGCGGTGAAGCCCGCGGTGCCAGTGATCGGCCCGCTGCTGGAATTGGGACTGGCGCTGTTGCGTCCGGCCAGCGTGAGAGACGAAGAGGAACGGCTGCGCGAGGAGATGAAGGCCATTCTCGCACGCTTCGGCGAGCGGTTGCTGCCGCGGATCGACCAGCCGGCCTATAGCCTGTCCTATGCAAACCGCCGCCGCGTCGAGATCGCGCGCGCGCTTGCGCTGAAGCCGCGCCTGTTGCTGCTCGACGAGCCGACCGCCGGCATGAACCCGACCGAGACCGCGGAGATGCAGGGCCTCGTCGCCGAGCTGAAGGCCGAGGGGCTGACCATCCTCCTGATTGAGCACAAGCTGGAGATGGTGATGCGCCTCTCCGACCGCGTCATCGTCATGGACGAGGGCAAGAAGATAGCGGAAGGGCCGGGCGAAGTGGTGCGTGGCGATCCCAAAGTGATCGAGGCCTATCTCGGCCATGGCCTGTCGGAGACGCCGGAGCGGGAGAGCGTGGTATGA
- a CDS encoding ABC transporter permease has translation MSSWLDYTINGLIVGNVYALVAVGLALIFGVSRLINFAQGSIYLVGAYIGWVAVVQLHTPLPLTIIVVAVAAAIVGLIIERFGLRPLQNSVRIAPLLATIGISFVLDQLVMLTFSPNPRALPSQLPDVRFQVGGGTIGPLDLLIAGVGLTSALLLFVFLRYSKLGWAVRATAQDRDAAMQMGVDVNRVNQAVFGIAAALGGVSGLLVGMYYNQIDTAMSLQATLKGVVAEVVGGAGNVPGAVIGSLLLGLVESYGVAVFGTSYRNLFAFLLLVIVLVLRPNGLFASARQAPPEPLTGTFIAPSRPVRIPRWALLVAAGVFATLPFFPVSFYVLQTLINAWLLGMLALSLTLVAGTVGQVSLGHAALLAIGAYTSALLSLNFSVPVGLAIIAGGLMSAALGTALISPSFRLRGHYVSIATLAIGEIVSLVILNWESVTRGPIGISGIPPLSLFGYDLVSPTSIYWFSFVVMVVLALLQGRLLGSHLGRSFRAIRDDDTAARAYGLSLNRYKSLAFIFGGFAAGVSGGIAAHLYSYINHETFNTQQSILALTVVILGGLGNVVGAIVGAVALVGLPEVFRIAAEYRILIYGIVLLLLVRFRPQGLLGTI, from the coding sequence GTGTCTTCCTGGCTCGACTACACGATCAACGGGCTGATCGTCGGCAATGTCTACGCGCTCGTTGCGGTCGGGCTTGCGCTGATCTTCGGCGTCAGCCGGCTGATCAACTTTGCCCAGGGCTCGATCTATCTCGTCGGCGCCTATATCGGCTGGGTCGCGGTGGTGCAGCTGCATACGCCGCTGCCGCTCACCATCATCGTGGTCGCGGTGGCGGCCGCGATCGTCGGACTGATCATCGAACGGTTCGGCCTGCGTCCGCTCCAGAATTCGGTACGCATCGCGCCGCTGCTCGCGACCATCGGCATCAGCTTCGTGCTCGATCAGCTGGTGATGCTGACCTTCTCGCCCAATCCGCGCGCGCTGCCAAGCCAGCTGCCCGACGTGCGTTTCCAGGTCGGTGGCGGCACGATCGGACCGCTTGATCTGCTGATCGCCGGCGTCGGCCTCACCAGCGCGCTGCTGCTGTTCGTGTTCCTGCGCTACAGCAAGCTCGGCTGGGCGGTGCGCGCGACCGCGCAGGACCGCGATGCCGCGATGCAGATGGGCGTCGACGTCAACCGGGTTAATCAGGCCGTGTTTGGCATTGCGGCGGCGCTCGGTGGCGTCTCTGGCCTGCTGGTCGGCATGTACTACAACCAGATCGACACCGCGATGAGCCTGCAGGCAACGCTCAAGGGCGTCGTTGCGGAAGTGGTCGGGGGTGCCGGCAACGTGCCGGGCGCCGTGATCGGCAGCTTGTTGCTCGGGCTGGTCGAGAGCTACGGCGTCGCCGTGTTCGGCACCAGCTACCGCAATCTGTTCGCGTTCCTGCTGCTGGTCATCGTGCTCGTGCTTCGCCCGAACGGCCTGTTCGCCAGCGCGCGACAGGCGCCACCCGAGCCGCTCACTGGCACTTTCATTGCGCCGAGCCGCCCGGTGCGGATTCCGCGTTGGGCGCTGCTGGTCGCCGCCGGCGTGTTCGCGACCTTGCCATTCTTCCCGGTGTCCTTCTACGTGCTCCAGACCCTGATCAACGCCTGGCTGCTCGGCATGCTCGCGCTCAGCCTGACGCTGGTTGCGGGCACGGTGGGACAGGTCTCGCTCGGACATGCCGCGCTGCTCGCGATCGGCGCCTACACCTCGGCGCTGCTGTCGCTGAATTTCTCCGTCCCCGTCGGCCTCGCCATCATCGCCGGCGGCCTGATGAGTGCCGCGCTCGGCACCGCATTGATCTCGCCGTCGTTCCGTCTGCGCGGGCATTACGTGTCGATCGCGACGCTGGCCATCGGCGAGATCGTGTCGCTGGTGATTTTGAACTGGGAGAGTGTTACGCGTGGTCCGATCGGCATCTCCGGCATTCCGCCGCTGTCGCTGTTCGGCTACGATCTGGTCAGCCCAACCTCGATCTACTGGTTCAGCTTTGTCGTGATGGTCGTGCTGGCGCTGCTGCAGGGGCGGCTGCTCGGCTCGCATCTCGGCCGCAGTTTTCGTGCTATCAGAGACGACGACACCGCCGCGCGCGCTTATGGCCTCAGCCTCAACCGCTACAAGTCGCTGGCCTTCATCTTCGGCGGGTTCGCCGCCGGCGTCAGCGGCGGCATCGCCGCGCATCTCTATTCCTACATCAACCACGAGACCTTCAACACGCAGCAATCCATCCTGGCGCTGACGGTCGTGATCCTGGGCGGTCTCGGCAACGTCGTCGGCGCTATCGTCGGAGCGGTCGCGCTGGTCGGCTTGCCGGAGGTGTTCCGGATCGCGGCGGAGTATCGCATCCTGATCTACGGCATCGTGCTGCTGCTGCTCGTGCGGTTCAGGCCGCAGGGCCTGTTGGGGACGATATGA
- a CDS encoding ABC transporter substrate-binding protein encodes MSNIDRRTLVKGSLAAMMAGAAGSRGAFAQSSEPILLGVSGPLTGPNAQYGTQWKQGFDLALDEIQAAGGINGRKLTYNFEDSQSDPRQSVAIAQKFVSDPRIVLELGDFSSPASMAASPIYQRAGLVQFGFTNSHPDFTKGGDFMWSTSVSQADEQPLLASYAVKRLGLKKLAVLHLNTDWGRTSRDYFVNAAKEYGAEIAVTEGYIAEERDFRSTLVRVRDANPDGLILISYYSDGALIARQARQVGLKQVICAASSVYSPKFLELGGEAVEEVHVGTRYFPEDPRPEVQKFIAGFKKKYHGLEPDAFNAYAYDAMNMAAAVVKIGGTDRKAVRDAFTKVKDVPSVIFGAATFDVATRRVKGAMNAELVVRKGQFALWDGKPT; translated from the coding sequence ATGAGCAACATCGATCGTCGTACCCTGGTCAAGGGCTCGCTCGCCGCCATGATGGCGGGAGCAGCCGGTTCGCGCGGCGCCTTTGCGCAATCCTCCGAGCCGATCCTGCTCGGCGTCAGCGGCCCCCTGACCGGGCCGAACGCGCAATATGGCACGCAGTGGAAGCAGGGCTTCGACCTCGCGCTGGACGAGATCCAGGCGGCCGGCGGCATCAACGGCCGCAAGCTCACCTACAATTTCGAGGACAGCCAGAGCGATCCGCGCCAGTCGGTGGCGATCGCGCAGAAATTCGTCTCCGATCCCCGCATCGTCCTTGAGCTCGGCGACTTCTCCAGCCCGGCCTCGATGGCGGCTTCGCCGATCTATCAGCGCGCGGGCCTCGTGCAGTTCGGCTTCACCAATTCGCACCCTGACTTCACCAAGGGCGGCGACTTCATGTGGAGCACTTCGGTCAGCCAGGCCGACGAGCAGCCGCTGTTGGCGTCCTATGCCGTGAAGCGCCTTGGCCTGAAGAAGCTTGCAGTGCTGCACCTCAACACCGATTGGGGCCGCACCAGCCGCGACTATTTCGTCAATGCTGCCAAGGAATACGGCGCGGAGATCGCGGTCACCGAGGGCTATATTGCCGAGGAGCGCGACTTCCGCTCCACTCTGGTGCGCGTCCGCGACGCCAACCCGGACGGCTTGATCCTGATCTCCTACTATTCCGACGGCGCGCTGATCGCGCGTCAGGCGCGACAGGTGGGGCTCAAGCAGGTGATCTGCGCGGCAAGCTCGGTCTACTCGCCGAAGTTCCTGGAGCTCGGCGGCGAGGCTGTCGAGGAGGTCCATGTCGGCACGCGCTACTTCCCGGAAGACCCGCGGCCCGAGGTGCAGAAATTCATCGCCGGCTTCAAGAAGAAGTACCACGGTCTGGAGCCCGACGCCTTCAACGCCTACGCCTATGATGCGATGAACATGGCGGCTGCCGTGGTGAAGATCGGCGGCACCGACCGCAAGGCGGTCCGCGACGCCTTCACCAAGGTCAAGGACGTCCCGAGCGTCATCTTCGGCGCCGCGACGTTCGACGTCGCGACCCGCCGCGTCAAGGGCGCCATGAACGCCGAGCTGGTCGTGCGCAAGGGCCAGTTCGCGCTCTGGGACGGCAAGCCGACCTGA
- a CDS encoding alkylhydroperoxidase domain protein — protein sequence MSAANNVNPPVVFTQDELGWVSWIDPLPEAELTERHFAGLVDRSRAKSEYFRLLVRDPEVLEARTKTDKDIFYNVADGLPRAERELAAAATSRYNGCIYCASVHARFASTYSKRRDDVQRLLDEGVKADLGERWNAVVKASVALAATPIAFGPENIAELRRAGLDDAEIVDVINGASFFNWANRLMLSLGEPSK from the coding sequence ATGAGCGCTGCAAACAACGTCAATCCGCCCGTCGTCTTCACCCAGGACGAACTCGGCTGGGTGTCGTGGATCGACCCGCTGCCCGAGGCCGAATTGACCGAGCGGCATTTCGCGGGCCTGGTCGATCGCTCCCGTGCCAAGTCCGAATACTTCCGCCTTCTCGTGCGTGATCCCGAGGTGCTGGAAGCCCGCACCAAGACCGACAAGGACATCTTCTACAACGTCGCCGATGGCCTGCCGCGCGCCGAGCGCGAGCTCGCGGCGGCCGCGACCTCGCGCTACAACGGCTGCATCTATTGCGCTTCGGTGCATGCGCGTTTCGCCAGCACCTATTCCAAGCGTCGTGACGACGTGCAGCGGCTGCTCGACGAAGGCGTCAAGGCCGACCTCGGCGAGCGCTGGAATGCGGTGGTCAAGGCCTCGGTCGCGCTGGCCGCGACGCCGATTGCTTTCGGGCCTGAGAATATCGCGGAGCTGCGCCGCGCCGGCCTCGACGATGCCGAGATCGTCGACGTCATCAACGGCGCCTCGTTCTTCAACTGGGCGAACCGGCTGATGCTGTCGCTCGGTGAGCCCTCGAAATAG
- a CDS encoding CMD domain protein, with amino-acid sequence MATKDIIDTLAGIEPGTALDGIRARRLQARENAQKSYLSLFEPIDAGDFSLVERAAVALFVIGLHREPNVAAFYRGKLAATADGARLAEAIEVEIGRGETSGPYGAYPAGPLSVENNAGLIYRVSAEGKSVLGARLAAALEHAHLLVFRPRDAASADMKALLAAGWSDTGIVTFSQLVAFLSFQVRVVTGLRVLGASLGTASAAAGA; translated from the coding sequence ATGGCTACGAAAGATATCATCGACACGCTCGCCGGGATCGAACCGGGCACGGCTCTGGATGGCATTCGCGCACGCCGCCTGCAGGCGCGCGAGAACGCGCAGAAGAGCTATCTCTCGCTGTTCGAGCCGATCGACGCCGGCGATTTTTCGCTTGTGGAGCGTGCCGCAGTCGCGCTCTTCGTGATCGGCCTTCACCGCGAGCCCAATGTGGCCGCCTTCTACCGGGGCAAGCTCGCGGCGACCGCCGATGGTGCGCGCCTGGCCGAGGCGATCGAGGTCGAAATCGGGCGCGGAGAGACGTCAGGCCCGTACGGTGCGTATCCGGCCGGACCGCTGTCAGTCGAGAACAACGCTGGCCTGATCTATCGCGTGAGTGCGGAGGGCAAGTCCGTTCTTGGCGCCAGGCTCGCGGCGGCGCTGGAGCATGCGCATCTGCTGGTGTTCCGCCCGCGCGATGCCGCGTCCGCCGATATGAAGGCGCTGCTGGCCGCCGGCTGGTCCGACACCGGCATCGTCACTTTCTCTCAGCTCGTCGCGTTCCTGTCGTTCCAGGTGCGCGTCGTCACGGGCCTGCGCGTGCTCGGCGCCTCGCTGGGCACCGCAAGCGCTGCGGCCGGCGCGTAA
- a CDS encoding MetQ/NlpA family ABC transporter substrate-binding protein, producing MSFRLPLILATALAAWSAAATAETIKIGVTPGPHAQIFEAVKPIAAKQGLDIQLIEFSDYVVPNAALDAGEIQANSFQNQPYLDNQKADRGYKIESVGLTVNFPIGVYSKKHKAFADIPEGGKVSIPNDPTNGGRVLLLLRDKGVIKLKDGTGFKPTVLDVTENPKKLKFIEVDAAQAPRALDDVDAAAINTNYATQAGLDPVKDPILREDPKGPYVNLIAVRAADKDKPWVKILVDSYHTPEVKEFVLTKFKGAVLPSW from the coding sequence ATGTCGTTTCGCCTCCCCCTGATCCTCGCAACCGCGCTTGCCGCCTGGTCGGCCGCGGCCACGGCCGAGACCATCAAGATCGGTGTGACGCCGGGCCCGCATGCACAGATCTTCGAGGCGGTGAAGCCGATCGCCGCCAAGCAGGGCCTCGACATCCAGCTGATCGAGTTCTCCGACTACGTCGTGCCGAATGCCGCCCTCGATGCCGGTGAGATCCAGGCCAATTCGTTCCAGAACCAGCCTTATCTCGACAACCAGAAGGCCGACCGCGGCTACAAGATCGAATCCGTTGGGCTGACCGTGAACTTCCCGATCGGCGTCTATTCGAAGAAGCACAAGGCCTTCGCCGATATCCCCGAGGGCGGCAAGGTCTCGATCCCGAACGATCCGACCAATGGCGGCCGCGTGCTGCTGCTGCTGCGCGACAAGGGCGTGATCAAGCTGAAGGACGGCACGGGCTTCAAGCCGACGGTGCTCGACGTCACCGAGAATCCCAAGAAGCTGAAATTCATCGAGGTCGATGCGGCGCAGGCTCCGCGCGCGCTCGACGATGTCGATGCCGCCGCGATCAACACCAATTATGCAACCCAGGCGGGCCTCGATCCCGTCAAGGATCCGATCCTGCGCGAGGACCCGAAGGGACCCTACGTCAACCTGATCGCGGTACGTGCCGCCGACAAGGACAAGCCCTGGGTCAAGATCCTCGTCGACAGCTACCACACGCCCGAGGTGAAGGAGTTCGTCCTGACCAAGTTCAAGGGCGCGGTGCTGCCGAGCTGGTAG